A genomic window from Yoonia rosea includes:
- a CDS encoding tripartite tricarboxylate transporter permease — translation MLEGIMIGLEAAFSVQNILMVVFGCLIGTFIGMLPGLGPMSIIAIMIPVAITLGDPAAALILLAGVYYGAIFGGSTSSILLNAPGVAGTVATSFDGYPMARKGQAGKALTIAAVSSFAGGTIGAILLMIFAPALSSVALLFHSAEYFALMVVGLSAIAAFAGTGQVGKALMMTLLGLILATVGEGALFSMPRFTMGMMDLQSGISFITLAMAMFALPEALFLVLNPARGASNAEGGSNKITNLRFSRAEGRAMLPVIGRQSIQGFFIGVLPGAGATIASFLGYAVERNLAKGEEQAEFGKGSIKGLAAPETANNAACTGSFVPLLTLGIPGSGTTAILLGALIALNVTPGPRLMTDTPEIFWAVIISMFIGNLVLLVLNLPLIPYIAKILSIPRNYLIPFILFFTLMGAYIGQNNATELLILVGFGVVATILRFADYPLAPLLIGFILGTMLEDNFARSMQLYQGLGFILERPMTLGLLVLAAVLVLLPSFRARRARKRAEGVADGD, via the coding sequence ATGCTTGAAGGAATTATGATTGGCCTTGAAGCGGCCTTTTCCGTCCAGAACATCCTGATGGTGGTGTTCGGTTGTCTGATCGGAACATTCATCGGCATGTTGCCGGGGCTGGGGCCGATGTCGATTATCGCCATTATGATCCCAGTGGCGATCACTTTAGGTGATCCGGCCGCGGCGCTGATCCTGTTGGCCGGCGTCTACTACGGTGCGATCTTCGGCGGCTCGACCTCGTCGATCCTGCTGAATGCGCCCGGTGTGGCAGGGACCGTCGCCACCAGTTTCGACGGCTATCCGATGGCGCGCAAGGGGCAGGCAGGCAAGGCGCTGACCATCGCCGCCGTCAGCAGTTTTGCGGGCGGTACGATCGGGGCGATCCTCTTGATGATCTTTGCGCCGGCTTTGTCGTCTGTCGCGCTCTTGTTCCATTCGGCCGAGTATTTTGCGCTCATGGTTGTGGGTCTTTCTGCCATCGCGGCCTTTGCGGGCACGGGGCAGGTCGGCAAGGCACTGATGATGACCTTGCTGGGTCTGATCCTTGCCACCGTCGGCGAGGGCGCATTGTTCAGCATGCCGCGCTTTACCATGGGCATGATGGACCTGCAGTCCGGCATCAGCTTTATCACACTGGCGATGGCGATGTTTGCCCTGCCAGAGGCGCTTTTTCTTGTACTGAACCCCGCACGCGGCGCAAGCAATGCCGAAGGCGGCAGCAACAAGATCACCAATCTGCGCTTTTCGCGCGCTGAGGGGCGGGCGATGCTGCCGGTGATCGGGCGTCAGTCTATTCAGGGCTTTTTCATCGGCGTTCTGCCCGGTGCGGGGGCCACGATCGCGTCTTTTCTCGGCTATGCTGTGGAACGCAACCTTGCCAAAGGCGAAGAGCAGGCCGAATTCGGCAAAGGGTCAATCAAGGGCCTTGCTGCGCCGGAAACAGCCAATAACGCGGCTTGCACGGGGTCATTCGTGCCTTTGCTGACGCTGGGTATCCCCGGTTCCGGCACGACGGCGATCCTGCTGGGCGCGTTGATTGCATTGAATGTGACCCCCGGGCCACGTCTGATGACGGACACGCCCGAGATTTTCTGGGCTGTTATTATCTCGATGTTCATCGGCAATCTGGTGCTCTTGGTGCTGAACCTGCCGCTGATCCCCTATATCGCCAAAATCCTGTCGATCCCGCGTAACTACCTGATCCCCTTCATCCTGTTTTTTACGCTGATGGGGGCCTATATCGGGCAGAATAACGCGACCGAGCTCTTGATCCTTGTGGGCTTTGGCGTGGTCGCTACGATCCTGCGGTTTGCGGATTATCCTCTGGCACCGCTCTTGATCGGCTTCATCCTTGGCACGATGCTGGAAGACAACTTTGCCCGCTCGATGCAGCTTTATCAGGGCCTTGGCTTTATCCTAGAACGCCCGATGACATTGGGTTTGTTGGTCCTGGCCGCGGTGCTGGTACTTTTGCCAAGCTTCCGTGCACGCCGTGCGCGTAAGCGGGCAGAAGGTGTCGCCGACGGCGATTGA
- a CDS encoding response regulator transcription factor, whose amino-acid sequence MRFLLVEDNAELGEAVIARLSLDGHAVDHAMTLAEAEEWLAIADYDLMLLDVMLPDGDGREFLRKTRTAERLPVIVLTARSQVSDRVDTLDLGADDYITKPFDFGELEARCRAVLRRRGTPTPALIPLGTALFDPSGGTLQQNGETLPLRNRELRLLEVFARNKGQILSKTQLLDRLFSQDAEVSENAIEVYVGRLRKRLQEAGVEIETVRGIGYRMTWP is encoded by the coding sequence ATGCGCTTTTTGCTCGTTGAGGATAACGCAGAATTGGGCGAGGCTGTGATCGCGCGTTTGTCGCTTGACGGGCATGCCGTGGATCACGCCATGACACTGGCCGAGGCCGAAGAATGGCTGGCCATTGCGGATTACGACCTGATGCTGCTGGATGTGATGTTGCCTGACGGTGACGGCCGCGAATTTTTGCGTAAAACCCGCACCGCAGAGCGGCTGCCGGTCATCGTACTCACCGCCCGCAGCCAAGTGTCCGACCGCGTTGATACGCTTGATCTCGGCGCAGATGACTACATCACAAAACCATTTGATTTCGGCGAGTTAGAAGCCAGATGTCGCGCGGTTCTGCGCCGTCGCGGCACCCCGACACCGGCGCTCATTCCACTGGGCACCGCGCTCTTTGATCCATCAGGTGGCACGCTGCAGCAAAACGGCGAGACACTCCCGTTGCGCAATCGCGAACTGCGCCTGCTCGAAGTCTTTGCGCGCAACAAGGGGCAGATCCTGTCCAAGACCCAACTGCTGGACCGCTTGTTTTCGCAGGATGCCGAGGTTAGTGAGAATGCCATTGAGGTCTATGTTGGCCGCCTGCGCAAAAGACTTCAAGAGGCCGGGGTCGAGATCGAAACTGTGCGCGGCATCGGATACCGGATGACATGGCCATGA
- the gcvT gene encoding glycine cleavage system aminomethyltransferase GcvT: MSDLHQTPLHALHLSLGAKMVPFAGYDMPVQYPMGVLQEHLHTRAKAGLFDVSHMGQVRVTGADYASAAAALEQLIPVDILGLAENRQRYGFFTNAQGGIRDDLMLANGGDHVFIVVNAACKAADIAYMQAELTDVTVTEITDRALLALQGPAAEAVLSTLDARAAGMRFMDVATLTLAGAECWVSRSGYTGEDGYEISVPADQAVALAEALLAHQDVAPIGLGARDSLRLEAGLCLYGHDIDTGTNPAEAALGWAIQKVRRTGGARAGGFVGADVVLPALAEGAARKRVGLLPQGRAPMREGVPLFASEEATTQIGAITSGGFGPTVGAPVAMGYLPTDLSANGTTVWGELRGKRLPLTVAAMPFTPANFKR, encoded by the coding sequence ATGTCTGATCTGCACCAAACCCCGCTACATGCGCTGCACCTTTCGCTGGGGGCAAAAATGGTGCCTTTTGCAGGCTACGACATGCCTGTCCAATATCCGATGGGCGTGCTGCAGGAACATCTGCACACGCGGGCAAAGGCAGGTCTGTTTGACGTCAGCCACATGGGGCAGGTACGCGTGACGGGTGCCGATTACGCCAGTGCGGCTGCGGCACTGGAGCAGCTGATCCCCGTGGATATTCTGGGTCTGGCTGAAAACCGTCAGCGCTATGGTTTTTTCACCAATGCGCAGGGTGGTATCCGTGATGATCTGATGCTGGCGAACGGTGGCGATCATGTTTTCATCGTTGTGAACGCCGCCTGCAAGGCCGCGGATATCGCATATATGCAGGCGGAACTGACGGATGTGACCGTCACCGAAATCACCGACCGCGCGCTTTTGGCGCTCCAGGGGCCGGCGGCCGAGGCTGTGCTGTCCACCCTCGACGCCCGCGCGGCCGGAATGCGCTTTATGGATGTCGCGACGCTGACACTCGCGGGCGCGGAATGCTGGGTCTCGCGGTCAGGCTACACCGGCGAGGACGGCTATGAAATCTCGGTCCCTGCGGATCAGGCGGTGGCGTTGGCAGAGGCGCTATTGGCGCATCAGGACGTGGCCCCCATCGGGTTGGGCGCACGCGACAGTCTGCGCCTTGAAGCGGGGCTTTGCCTTTATGGACATGATATCGACACCGGTACGAACCCCGCCGAGGCCGCCCTTGGTTGGGCCATCCAGAAGGTCCGCCGCACAGGTGGCGCGCGCGCTGGAGGGTTCGTTGGCGCGGATGTGGTTTTGCCGGCACTGGCGGAAGGTGCCGCACGCAAACGTGTGGGGCTGCTGCCGCAAGGCCGTGCGCCCATGCGCGAAGGTGTGCCGCTTTTTGCAAGTGAAGAGGCCACCACCCAGATAGGTGCGATCACCTCAGGCGGTTTCGGTCCCACCGTCGGCGCACCTGTTGCGATGGGCTATCTGCCCACGGATTTATCAGCCAACGGCACCACCGTCTGGGGCGAATTGCGCGGCAAGCGCCTGCCGCTGACTGTTGCCGCGATGCCTTTTACACCTGCCAATTTCAAACGTTAA
- the gcvP gene encoding aminomethyl-transferring glycine dehydrogenase yields MPFTPTDYLPYDFANRRHIGPSQAEMVQMLQVVGAKDLDALIDDTLPAAIRQKDPLDFGKPLSEAELLRSMKKTAQKNKVLTSLIGQGYHGTVTPPAIQRNIFENPAWYTAYTPYQPEISQGRLEALLNFQTMVSDLTGLEIANASLLDEATACAEAMTMAQRVAKSKAKAFFVDENCHPQNIAVIQTRAAPLGIEVIVGDPDTLDAAAVFGGIFQFPGTHGHLRDFTDQIAALHAENAIGVIAADPLSLTLFKEPGAMGADIAIGSTQRFGVPVGYGGPHAAYMATKKAYARSMPGRIVGVSIDSHGNRAYRLSLQTREQHIRREKATSNVCTAQALLAVMAGFYAVFHGPEGLKAIAQRIHRKTARLVEGLKDAGFDVRPATFFDTVTVDVGPLQAAVIAAAVNEGINLRAVGKTRVGITLDERTRPETIEAVWRAFGITRADKDYTPHYHMPEKLIRTSDYLTHPVFHMNRAETEMMRYMRRLADRDLALDRAMIPLGSCTMKLNSAAEMMPVSWDEFALLHPYAPRDQAEGYHEMIDDLSAKLCDVTGYDAISMQPNSGAQGEYAGLLTIARYHAEQGQGHRNICLIPMSAHGTNPASAQMVGWTVVPIKSDAKGDIDLDDFRAKAAQHADNLAGCMITYPSTHGVFEETVTEVCKITHEHGGQVYIDGANMNAMVGLSRPGDLGGDVSHLNLHKTFCIPHGGGGPGMGPIGVKSHLIPHLPGDPNGGEGAVSAAAYGSPSLLPISWAYCLMMGGEGLTQATRVAILNANYIAKRLEGAFDVLYKGPTGRVAHECIIDTRPFAESAGVTVDDIAKRLIDNGFHAPTMSWPVAGTLMVEPTESETKAELDRFCDAMLAIRAEIAQIENGQIDAVNNPLKNAPHTMEDLVLDWDRPYSREVGCFPPGAFRIDKYWPPVNRVDNVWGDRNLTCTCPPMTDYLEAAE; encoded by the coding sequence ATGCCTTTTACCCCGACCGATTATCTGCCCTATGACTTTGCCAACCGCCGCCATATCGGACCCTCGCAGGCCGAAATGGTGCAGATGCTGCAAGTGGTCGGGGCAAAAGACCTTGATGCGCTGATTGACGACACATTGCCTGCCGCGATCCGGCAGAAAGACCCGCTGGACTTCGGCAAGCCGCTGTCCGAGGCAGAGTTGCTGCGTAGTATGAAAAAGACGGCGCAAAAGAACAAGGTGCTGACGTCTTTGATCGGGCAGGGGTATCATGGCACGGTCACGCCCCCCGCAATCCAGCGCAATATTTTCGAAAACCCTGCGTGGTACACCGCCTATACGCCCTATCAGCCCGAGATTTCACAGGGCCGGCTTGAGGCCCTGTTGAACTTCCAGACCATGGTCTCCGACCTGACTGGACTGGAGATTGCCAACGCGTCCCTGCTGGACGAGGCAACCGCCTGCGCCGAGGCAATGACCATGGCGCAGCGTGTCGCCAAGAGCAAAGCCAAAGCGTTCTTTGTCGACGAAAACTGCCATCCGCAAAACATCGCCGTCATCCAGACCCGCGCCGCACCGCTGGGGATCGAGGTGATCGTGGGTGATCCGGACACACTGGACGCCGCGGCGGTCTTTGGCGGGATCTTCCAATTTCCCGGGACCCACGGGCATTTGCGTGATTTCACCGACCAGATAGCAGCCCTGCATGCCGAGAACGCCATTGGTGTGATTGCGGCTGACCCGTTGTCACTGACGCTATTCAAAGAACCCGGTGCGATGGGCGCCGATATCGCCATCGGCAGCACCCAGCGTTTTGGCGTGCCCGTTGGCTATGGCGGCCCGCACGCGGCCTATATGGCGACGAAAAAGGCTTATGCACGGTCTATGCCCGGCCGCATTGTGGGTGTGTCGATCGACAGTCACGGCAACCGCGCCTACCGGCTGTCCTTGCAGACCCGCGAACAGCACATCCGCCGCGAAAAGGCGACGTCCAACGTGTGTACGGCACAGGCGCTTTTGGCGGTGATGGCAGGGTTCTATGCCGTTTTCCATGGCCCCGAGGGGTTGAAAGCCATTGCCCAACGCATTCACCGCAAAACCGCGCGGCTGGTTGAGGGACTGAAAGACGCGGGCTTTGACGTGCGTCCTGCCACATTTTTTGACACGGTAACGGTCGATGTCGGGCCGTTGCAGGCGGCTGTCATCGCCGCGGCGGTGAACGAAGGGATCAACCTGCGCGCCGTGGGCAAAACCCGCGTGGGGATTACGCTCGATGAACGCACGCGGCCCGAGACAATCGAGGCCGTCTGGCGCGCCTTTGGCATCACGCGGGCGGACAAGGATTATACACCGCATTATCACATGCCGGAAAAGCTGATCCGCACGTCTGACTATCTGACGCATCCAGTGTTCCACATGAACCGCGCCGAGACGGAAATGATGCGCTATATGCGCCGCCTTGCGGATCGTGATCTGGCGCTGGACCGCGCCATGATCCCGCTGGGGTCGTGCACCATGAAGCTGAATTCCGCCGCCGAGATGATGCCGGTGTCGTGGGATGAATTCGCGTTGCTGCACCCCTATGCGCCCCGCGATCAGGCCGAAGGCTATCACGAAATGATCGACGATCTGTCGGCGAAACTCTGTGATGTGACCGGCTATGACGCGATTTCGATGCAGCCCAATTCCGGTGCACAGGGTGAATATGCGGGGCTTTTGACGATTGCGCGCTATCACGCAGAGCAGGGACAGGGGCACCGTAACATCTGTCTGATCCCGATGTCCGCGCACGGGACGAACCCCGCCTCGGCGCAGATGGTCGGCTGGACCGTGGTGCCGATTAAATCGGACGCCAAAGGCGATATTGATCTGGATGATTTCCGCGCCAAAGCCGCGCAGCACGCCGACAATCTTGCAGGCTGCATGATCACCTATCCATCGACCCATGGCGTGTTCGAGGAAACGGTGACCGAGGTGTGCAAAATCACTCATGAGCACGGCGGTCAGGTCTATATCGACGGGGCCAATATGAACGCGATGGTCGGCCTGTCGCGCCCCGGTGATCTGGGGGGCGATGTCAGCCACCTGAACCTGCACAAAACCTTCTGCATTCCCCACGGTGGTGGCGGCCCCGGCATGGGCCCGATTGGTGTGAAATCACACCTGATCCCGCATCTGCCCGGCGATCCCAACGGCGGGGAAGGGGCGGTGTCGGCGGCGGCTTACGGTTCGCCCTCGCTTTTGCCGATCTCTTGGGCCTATTGCCTGATGATGGGCGGTGAGGGGCTGACGCAAGCCACGCGCGTTGCGATCCTGAACGCCAATTACATCGCCAAACGGCTCGAAGGGGCCTTTGATGTTCTCTACAAAGGCCCGACCGGCCGTGTGGCGCATGAATGTATCATCGACACACGCCCCTTTGCGGAGAGCGCCGGTGTGACAGTAGACGATATCGCCAAGCGCCTGATCGACAACGGTTTCCACGCCCCCACGATGAGCTGGCCCGTCGCCGGAACGCTGATGGTGGAACCCACGGAATCCGAAACCAAGGCCGAGCTTGACCGGTTCTGCGATGCGATGCTGGCAATCCGCGCCGAGATTGCCCAGATCGAAAATGGCCAGATCGACGCGGTCAACAACCCGCTCAAGAACGCTCCCCACACGATGGAAGACCTCGTGCTGGACTGGGACCGGCCTTATTCACGCGAAGTGGGGTGTTTCCCGCCCGGTGCGTTCCGGATCGACAAATACTGGCCACCGGTCAACCGCGTCGACAATGTCTGGGGCGACCGCAACCTGACCTGCACCTGCCCGCCGATGACAGACTATCTGGAAGCGGCAGAGTAG
- a CDS encoding tripartite tricarboxylate transporter substrate binding protein — protein MTMNMTRRVVAAAAAVTLAFTNPATAGGHQVMDEINFLIPGGAGGGWDGTARGTGEALTASGLVGTASYENMSGGGGGVAIAHLIENAESLQNTMMVNSTPIIIRSLTGVFPQSYRDLTLVAGTIGDYAAIVVSTDSGIQSMDDLLAAYREDGMGFAIGGGSVPGGLDHLVAASVMQAAGEDPTAFNYIPYDAGGAAMAGLLSGEIQALSTGFSEAIALADQGEVRILGVTSPERVPAYDSAPTMIEQGLDTTFVNWRGFFAAPGVSDEQVGKMQAAIAAMYDTPEWEEVRARNGWVNIYNNGDDFRTFLDNQEQEIGDLMRTLGFL, from the coding sequence ATGACAATGAACATGACCCGCCGGGTCGTGGCGGCCGCTGCGGCCGTTACACTCGCGTTTACGAACCCAGCAACTGCTGGCGGCCATCAGGTGATGGACGAGATAAATTTTCTGATCCCCGGCGGTGCTGGTGGTGGTTGGGACGGCACAGCACGTGGCACGGGTGAGGCGTTGACCGCGTCCGGCCTTGTGGGCACAGCATCCTACGAAAACATGTCCGGTGGCGGTGGCGGTGTGGCGATTGCCCACCTGATCGAAAATGCGGAATCACTGCAGAACACTATGATGGTGAACTCGACACCAATCATCATCCGCTCGCTCACAGGCGTGTTTCCACAAAGCTATCGTGATCTGACGCTCGTCGCCGGCACGATCGGTGACTATGCGGCAATTGTTGTCAGCACCGACAGTGGGATCCAGTCAATGGATGATCTGCTGGCAGCGTACCGCGAAGATGGCATGGGCTTTGCCATTGGCGGTGGGTCTGTGCCAGGCGGGCTTGACCACCTTGTTGCGGCATCTGTGATGCAGGCCGCTGGCGAAGACCCCACAGCGTTCAACTACATTCCATATGACGCGGGTGGCGCGGCAATGGCAGGTTTGCTGTCGGGTGAAATTCAGGCGCTCTCAACCGGCTTTTCCGAGGCGATTGCCCTGGCTGACCAAGGCGAAGTCCGCATTCTTGGCGTGACATCCCCAGAGCGTGTACCGGCCTATGACAGTGCGCCCACAATGATCGAGCAGGGGCTGGATACCACATTCGTCAACTGGCGCGGTTTCTTTGCTGCACCCGGTGTGTCTGACGAACAGGTTGGGAAGATGCAGGCCGCTATCGCTGCGATGTACGACACACCCGAATGGGAAGAAGTGCGCGCGCGTAACGGCTGGGTCAACATCTACAACAACGGTGATGATTTCCGTACATTCCTGGACAACCAGGAGCAGGAAATCGGTGACCTGATGCGGACACTCGGCTTTCTCTAA
- a CDS encoding maleate cis-trans isomerase family protein, with product MILSKPRTPEMDAGRHHRARLGFILMSTDLACEADCMDMAPGGVAVHFTRLKTDDHTTNETLARHIDDMADAAARLQPDMRPEVISYCCTSGSIICGEQSVFREIRKGAPWTQPMCIVTGVMDALREVGAQKIVVGTPYLDEINTAEAAYLAQAGFDVLDIQGLQLATGVEFGRVTPGYWKQFALDLDRPDADAIFMSCSGIRALEVVDEIEQIVGKPVITSNQAQFWSCLRRAGIMDDLQGFGQIFKHSGRAISGTVPR from the coding sequence ATGATCCTGTCCAAACCCCGTACACCCGAAATGGACGCAGGCCGGCACCATCGCGCGCGGCTGGGGTTTATCCTGATGTCCACCGATCTGGCCTGTGAGGCCGATTGCATGGATATGGCCCCCGGTGGTGTGGCCGTCCATTTCACCCGTTTGAAAACGGATGATCACACCACCAATGAAACGCTGGCGCGACACATCGACGATATGGCCGATGCCGCCGCGCGCCTGCAGCCCGATATGCGCCCCGAGGTGATCAGCTATTGCTGCACCTCCGGCTCGATTATCTGCGGCGAGCAAAGCGTCTTTCGCGAAATCCGCAAAGGCGCGCCATGGACCCAGCCTATGTGCATTGTCACCGGTGTGATGGATGCGTTGCGTGAAGTGGGCGCGCAAAAGATCGTCGTCGGCACGCCCTATCTGGACGAGATCAACACCGCCGAGGCCGCTTATCTGGCGCAAGCGGGTTTTGACGTGCTGGATATTCAGGGTTTGCAACTGGCAACCGGCGTTGAATTCGGGCGCGTCACCCCCGGTTACTGGAAGCAGTTTGCGCTGGACCTCGACCGCCCGGATGCGGATGCGATTTTTATGTCTTGCAGCGGCATCCGCGCGCTTGAGGTCGTCGACGAGATCGAACAGATCGTAGGTAAGCCGGTCATTACCTCAAATCAGGCGCAGTTCTGGTCGTGTTTGCGCAGGGCAGGGATCATGGATGACCTGCAGGGGTTCGGCCAGATTTTCAAACACAGCGGGCGCGCGATATCAGGCACGGTGCCCAGATGA
- a CDS encoding M24 family metallopeptidase codes for MTAPSTRGFPEAEYRTRTTRAQEEMAEQGLDGLLLMTEAEVTYFTGFQTLFWQSPTRPWFVFVPHAGKPVAIIPEIGAALMRQTWVDDIRTWCAPCPADDGISLLTELLAPCTKIGIMLGHETHLRMPLADWNRLMAALPGLQVTDAGPLVQGLRMVKSDAEITKLAQICAIGSATFAQVPAFAQEGTPLDAVFREFRRAALAQGADGAPYVVGAAAQGGYADVISPPDGTPLAKGDILMLDSGMVCDGYYCDFDRNWAIGRADDMAKRAYDVLWRATQAGIAAARPGTTCQALCAAMNAVIAEIQDSGGDIGRFGHGLGLQLTEQPSLAGFDATVLQENMVITLEPSVSYGDGLMMVHEENIVVTPAGGRLLTTRAAPELPII; via the coding sequence ATGACGGCACCATCGACACGCGGGTTTCCGGAGGCTGAATATCGCACACGTACAACGCGCGCGCAGGAAGAGATGGCGGAGCAGGGACTTGATGGCCTGTTGCTGATGACCGAAGCAGAAGTTACCTATTTCACCGGCTTCCAAACCCTGTTCTGGCAAAGCCCGACACGGCCATGGTTTGTTTTTGTGCCGCACGCAGGCAAGCCCGTCGCGATCATCCCGGAAATCGGTGCGGCTCTTATGCGTCAGACATGGGTGGACGACATCCGCACATGGTGCGCGCCTTGTCCTGCGGATGACGGGATCAGCTTGCTGACTGAGCTGTTGGCGCCTTGTACAAAGATCGGTATCATGCTGGGCCACGAGACACATCTGCGTATGCCTTTGGCAGATTGGAACAGGTTGATGGCAGCATTGCCGGGCCTTCAGGTCACGGACGCGGGGCCGCTGGTGCAAGGCCTGCGGATGGTGAAATCCGACGCCGAGATTACGAAACTTGCCCAGATCTGCGCGATCGGGTCGGCGACTTTTGCGCAGGTGCCCGCGTTTGCGCAAGAAGGCACGCCGCTTGATGCTGTGTTCCGTGAGTTTCGGCGCGCTGCATTGGCACAGGGGGCCGATGGTGCGCCCTATGTGGTGGGGGCAGCGGCACAGGGGGGCTATGCGGATGTCATCTCGCCGCCGGACGGCACACCGCTGGCAAAGGGCGATATCCTGATGCTGGACAGTGGCATGGTCTGTGACGGATATTATTGTGATTTTGATCGCAACTGGGCAATCGGGCGGGCCGATGACATGGCCAAACGCGCCTATGACGTGCTTTGGCGCGCGACCCAAGCGGGGATTGCCGCAGCGCGCCCCGGAACCACCTGTCAGGCCCTTTGTGCCGCAATGAACGCAGTGATCGCCGAGATACAAGACAGCGGGGGTGACATAGGTCGCTTCGGGCACGGATTGGGACTGCAACTGACCGAACAACCCTCGCTCGCGGGCTTTGATGCGACGGTCTTGCAAGAGAATATGGTCATCACATTGGAACCCTCTGTGTCTTACGGTGACGGGCTGATGATGGTGCATGAAGAGAACATCGTGGTGACACCCGCAGGGGGGCGTTTGCTGACGACCCGTGCCGCGCCGGAACTGCCGATCATTTAG
- the gcvH gene encoding glycine cleavage system protein GcvH, whose protein sequence is MKYTEEHEWLRPEDDLIVVGITEHATTQLGDIVFVELPEVGATVTKDDEIVVIESVKAASDILAPLDGEIVEVNTALADNPALANDDAIGDGWFFKIKPSDPSQMDEYMDEAAYNAMIA, encoded by the coding sequence ATGAAATACACCGAAGAACATGAATGGCTGCGCCCCGAAGACGATCTGATCGTCGTGGGGATTACAGAACACGCCACGACCCAACTGGGCGATATCGTCTTTGTCGAATTGCCCGAAGTCGGCGCGACCGTGACCAAGGACGACGAGATCGTGGTCATCGAAAGCGTCAAGGCCGCGTCTGATATCCTCGCGCCACTGGACGGTGAAATCGTTGAAGTGAATACAGCCCTTGCCGACAATCCCGCCCTCGCCAACGACGACGCCATCGGGGACGGTTGGTTCTTCAAGATCAAGCCGTCCGACCCGTCACAGATGGACGAGTACATGGACGAAGCAGCCTATAACGCAATGATCGCCTGA
- a CDS encoding tripartite tricarboxylate transporter TctB family protein codes for MALDRWIALIFVLFCCVYGYAAFFTMDQLLPPFMQRNPVWPSTFPKVLAVLGIIVGLVVLLGLEKTDDSDAGPSATEINYRRLHEYKLGQALMLLALMVLYALMLRPAGFLISTTVFLTAGSAILGERKFHIMIPVAVFATGSVWYLVQEVLGIFLRPFPFFMGM; via the coding sequence ATGGCGCTGGATCGTTGGATCGCGCTGATCTTTGTCTTATTTTGCTGCGTTTATGGCTATGCCGCATTCTTTACGATGGATCAGCTTCTTCCCCCCTTTATGCAACGTAACCCTGTGTGGCCCTCGACCTTTCCAAAGGTGCTGGCCGTGCTTGGGATTATCGTTGGTCTGGTTGTGCTCTTGGGTCTGGAAAAGACCGACGACAGCGACGCGGGCCCCTCGGCCACTGAAATCAACTATCGCCGTTTGCACGAATACAAACTCGGTCAGGCCCTGATGTTGCTTGCGTTGATGGTGCTTTACGCGCTGATGCTGCGGCCTGCAGGTTTTCTGATCTCGACCACTGTTTTTTTGACCGCAGGCAGCGCGATCCTGGGTGAGCGCAAGTTTCACATCATGATCCCCGTTGCGGTCTTCGCCACCGGTTCTGTGTGGTATCTGGTCCAAGAGGTGCTTGGCATCTTCTTGCGTCCGTTTCCGTTTTTCATGGGGATGTAG